From Dehalococcoidales bacterium, the proteins below share one genomic window:
- a CDS encoding ribonuclease H-like domain-containing protein, with translation MLKNTFIHIPGIGPSRENWLWTTGFQKWEDYLERCHECTLSPITRDRISLYLEHSILAVDDTNYRYFESLMPSGEMWRLYGELRAKTAFLDIETTGLCAGPNAITLIGLFDGLETKVFIQGINLEQFNDEIKKYQLIVTFNGKRFDVPFIRCVLGDLPANQAHLDLMYPLRRLGYRGGLKSVEEQLGIGREGVLRQIDGFMAVLLWREHERGNRAALSTLIRYNLEDVVNLQYLSDIVYNTSIARLPVLVDPLPKPQKYCLDDISFDGELVEYLLRQVHERWT, from the coding sequence ATGCTAAAGAATACCTTCATCCATATTCCGGGCATTGGACCTTCCAGAGAAAACTGGCTCTGGACAACGGGCTTCCAAAAGTGGGAAGACTATCTCGAAAGGTGCCACGAGTGCACATTATCTCCAATCACGCGGGACAGGATTTCGTTGTACCTCGAACACTCGATACTGGCTGTAGATGATACGAATTACCGTTATTTTGAATCCCTTATGCCATCCGGGGAAATGTGGAGGCTCTACGGTGAGCTCAGGGCGAAGACAGCGTTTCTCGATATCGAGACCACCGGGTTGTGCGCGGGACCTAACGCCATCACATTGATTGGTCTTTTCGATGGCCTTGAGACCAAGGTCTTTATCCAGGGCATCAACCTCGAACAGTTCAATGATGAAATCAAGAAATATCAGCTTATTGTCACCTTCAATGGCAAGCGGTTCGATGTACCATTCATACGTTGTGTACTAGGTGATTTACCAGCAAACCAGGCGCATCTTGATCTGATGTATCCTTTAAGACGTCTCGGATATCGGGGAGGGCTCAAGTCGGTAGAGGAGCAGCTGGGAATCGGGCGTGAAGGAGTCCTGCGACAGATAGATGGTTTTATGGCGGTGCTACTCTGGCGAGAACACGAGAGAGGCAACCGGGCAGCATTAAGCACGCTTATTCGCTATAACCTGGAGGATGTGGTCAATCTGCAATATCTTTCTGATATAGTGTATAACACAAGTATTGCGAGGCTGCCGGTACTCGTAGACCCTCTCCCTAAGCCTCAGAAATACTGTCTCGATGATATTTCATTTGATGGCGAACTGGTAGAGTACCTGCTGAGGCAAGTCCATGAACGATGGACCTAG
- a CDS encoding acetate--CoA ligase family protein, producing MTRTPNGSCQKPGKFLNEIESKQLLKQAGLTVTEPFLANSDSEAVAIACSLGYPVVLKVVSPDIIHKSDAGCVITRLTDPEGVRHAYNNMMSNLRQNYPEVAIDGISVQSQAPRGVEVIIGMIRDIQFGPAIMFGLGGVWVELLKDFSLRIAPLYEEDASEMIHELKGFKLLQGYRGQPAADTEIIEDWLLKVSELVMLNPSIKELDINPVFVYPNGAVAVDARVLLEDTPLIA from the coding sequence ATGACACGAACGCCGAATGGATCTTGTCAAAAACCAGGCAAGTTTCTTAATGAAATAGAATCTAAACAACTTCTCAAGCAGGCAGGGTTAACGGTTACGGAACCATTCTTAGCCAATTCTGATTCAGAAGCCGTAGCCATTGCCTGTAGCCTTGGCTATCCCGTAGTACTCAAGGTAGTCTCACCCGACATCATTCACAAGAGCGACGCCGGGTGCGTAATCACCAGATTAACTGATCCGGAGGGAGTCAGACATGCCTATAACAACATGATGAGCAATCTTCGGCAAAATTATCCCGAAGTTGCAATAGATGGCATATCGGTGCAGTCACAGGCTCCCCGTGGGGTAGAAGTAATAATTGGTATGATAAGAGACATCCAGTTTGGTCCGGCAATCATGTTCGGGCTGGGCGGCGTCTGGGTTGAGCTGCTCAAGGATTTTTCGTTGAGGATTGCACCCCTTTATGAGGAAGACGCCTCTGAGATGATCCATGAGCTTAAAGGATTCAAGTTACTTCAGGGATATAGGGGACAGCCTGCAGCGGACACCGAAATCATTGAAGATTGGCTGCTAAAAGTGTCAGAACTGGTTATGCTAAACCCAAGCATAAAGGAACTGGACATTAACCCGGTTTTCGTATACCCCAATGGTGCCGTGGCAGTAGACGCACGGGTATTACTTGAAGATACGCCCTTGATCGCTTAA
- a CDS encoding universal stress protein — MYKKILVPLDGSRTAETVLPYAVEVVGRLGGQLILVKVSPPTSRCAGQFHHNYLAVVTEQVRQIINYRFGEKTAAVQGQVLTGNPSLEILRYSDDNNVELIIMSGRGCYDDGPCIINGIAEKVLRAAHQSVLLVKSPANDRALQRKKLIKRILLPLDGSRTGEAAIPTAEMLGRLLDAELVLLHVVVPSSLQFDSFHGFITEEIAGLVDQAAKGNEERIVDATEYLGNVSMSLKEKGLISSIDIISGYPPDQIISYAEANDIDLIAMSSHGWSGVMRWAFGSVTNKVLHAGRTPVLLVRACKMTKGCQGNEFIRKSANERQADPHILSSPKLNTAYLAL; from the coding sequence ATGTATAAAAAAATACTGGTTCCTCTGGATGGGTCTAGAACTGCGGAAACTGTCCTGCCATATGCGGTAGAGGTTGTTGGTAGACTTGGAGGCCAATTGATTTTGGTCAAAGTTTCCCCACCAACTTCAAGATGCGCCGGGCAATTTCATCACAACTACTTGGCTGTAGTAACAGAACAAGTGAGACAAATTATTAATTACCGGTTTGGTGAAAAAACAGCAGCGGTTCAGGGACAGGTTTTAACAGGAAACCCGTCTCTTGAAATCCTACGCTATTCCGATGATAACAACGTTGAGCTAATAATCATGTCGGGTCGGGGCTGCTACGATGATGGGCCCTGTATCATCAATGGTATTGCAGAGAAAGTCCTTCGTGCCGCGCATCAATCGGTGTTGCTGGTCAAGTCTCCGGCCAACGATAGGGCTTTACAAAGGAAAAAGCTGATAAAAAGGATCCTGTTACCACTAGATGGTTCAAGGACCGGAGAAGCAGCTATTCCAACCGCTGAAATGCTGGGGCGGTTATTGGATGCAGAGCTGGTATTGCTTCATGTAGTGGTACCATCCTCGCTCCAGTTCGATAGTTTTCATGGCTTCATCACTGAGGAAATAGCGGGGCTGGTTGACCAGGCAGCAAAGGGGAATGAGGAAAGAATAGTTGATGCCACTGAATACCTGGGAAACGTGAGTATGTCGCTTAAAGAAAAGGGCTTGATAAGTTCTATTGATATCATATCAGGTTATCCGCCTGATCAGATTATCAGCTATGCTGAAGCAAACGATATAGATCTCATCGCTATGTCCAGCCATGGCTGGAGCGGTGTCATGAGATGGGCTTTCGGCAGCGTCACCAACAAGGTTTTGCATGCCGGGAGGACGCCGGTGTTACTGGTACGAGCTTGTAAGATGACAAAAGGGTGCCAGGGCAATGAATTTATTAGGAAGTCCGCCAACGAAAGACAAGCGGATCCACACATTCTATCATCCCCGAAATTAAACACGGCTTATCTTGCCCTGTAA
- a CDS encoding DUF3800 domain-containing protein, which produces MNIIFADYAGDIKDNSQPVVVLAALIVSEEELALRVVPRYNRIRNYVADWGIDVNRNDFEFHTGRVFNTDREWRGISESQKRDLLHRISRIVTCKRGGRTRIIPHVHFALVLIDKNNGGLESVQRFSKDIVKYKDEVLTLLSEKEKNAFIALASSLIKRKGPGQLASLTGVLFGLTTGLMHWVGLKDDNQLVVDKQFVKGTKAWQVLFRILAAAWPIAKSRFFFPGWPARNQPDWHLGNTVNEIDSSASYGVQLADFLAYTAMRSFVRGPYDLSNEVSIVQRDKFVPFEGYKGILLAVSKESRRTHIYIKDKHHKPLVA; this is translated from the coding sequence ATGAATATTATCTTTGCTGACTATGCAGGAGACATAAAGGACAACTCTCAACCTGTGGTTGTCTTGGCAGCTCTAATAGTCTCTGAGGAAGAACTGGCACTGCGAGTGGTACCACGCTATAACCGCATAAGGAATTATGTTGCAGATTGGGGCATTGATGTCAATCGTAATGACTTCGAATTCCACACAGGGAGAGTTTTCAATACTGATCGGGAGTGGCGAGGGATCAGCGAATCGCAGAAAAGAGACCTATTGCACAGGATTAGCCGAATCGTAACTTGTAAGAGGGGTGGTCGAACACGAATTATACCGCACGTCCACTTTGCTCTTGTGCTGATAGACAAAAACAATGGTGGTTTGGAGAGTGTCCAGCGGTTCTCCAAAGACATCGTAAAATATAAAGACGAAGTTCTGACATTACTTTCGGAGAAAGAGAAAAATGCCTTCATAGCTCTTGCAAGTAGCTTGATCAAAAGGAAGGGCCCCGGACAACTCGCTAGCCTAACAGGTGTCCTCTTTGGATTGACGACTGGATTGATGCATTGGGTAGGTTTGAAAGATGACAATCAACTAGTGGTGGATAAGCAGTTTGTAAAGGGAACCAAGGCTTGGCAAGTCTTATTTCGGATACTGGCGGCCGCTTGGCCTATCGCGAAATCGCGGTTCTTTTTCCCGGGGTGGCCAGCGAGAAACCAACCTGATTGGCATTTAGGAAATACAGTTAATGAAATCGATTCCTCCGCTTCCTACGGCGTCCAACTTGCCGACTTTTTGGCCTACACCGCAATGCGTAGTTTTGTCAGGGGTCCTTATGACCTTTCGAATGAAGTGTCAATTGTGCAGAGAGATAAATTCGTCCCTTTCGAAGGCTACAAAGGCATACTGTTAGCCGTCTCGAAAGAGAGCCGCAGGACCCACATCTACATAAAAGACAAGCATCATAAACCTCTAGTTGCTTGA
- a CDS encoding ATP-grasp domain-containing protein, whose product MSERVAIIYNKPDISKYHSLGEGSAVEGVTDSVIAVNRALHELGYDAFTLALIPPLSLVEEELNDLDVDIVFNLFEGFDGWPESEAAIVLYLEKLGLSFTGCSSKNLRICENKATVNKCLRAYGVPTPDWQVLYPGCAEEFSLEFPCIVKPLGEHASHGLSAKSVVNDFQSLRNQVEFIWQSYQQQSLIEDFLPGREFRGLVTGNSLLMVFPIEEIIYNLPPDKPRLLTYSAKWVQADEYFAGTREQCPADIDASLKNEIEELLKDSFKALGCRGYASIDMRQNRDGGLMVIDVNPNTDISIGGGARFLIEAMGITYNSFIEDILYLAKESNVGERLKYKHPFVEGVQASVLSD is encoded by the coding sequence GTGTCAGAAAGAGTCGCGATTATATATAACAAGCCTGATATCAGCAAATATCATAGCTTGGGAGAGGGCAGTGCCGTTGAAGGCGTAACCGATTCAGTAATTGCGGTGAATCGGGCACTGCATGAACTAGGGTACGATGCCTTTACCTTAGCTCTGATTCCACCGCTTTCTCTGGTAGAAGAAGAGTTAAATGATCTGGATGTGGACATTGTTTTCAACCTGTTTGAGGGTTTTGACGGCTGGCCGGAAAGCGAGGCGGCGATTGTCCTGTACCTCGAGAAGTTGGGCTTATCTTTTACCGGTTGTTCCAGCAAGAACCTCAGGATATGTGAAAACAAAGCTACGGTGAACAAATGCTTGAGGGCGTACGGCGTTCCTACCCCAGATTGGCAGGTTCTCTATCCAGGTTGTGCCGAGGAGTTTAGTCTGGAATTTCCCTGCATCGTCAAGCCTCTGGGCGAACATGCCAGTCATGGTCTTTCGGCAAAGAGCGTGGTCAATGATTTTCAATCATTGCGGAATCAGGTAGAATTCATCTGGCAGTCATATCAGCAGCAATCGCTCATCGAGGATTTTTTACCCGGCAGGGAGTTCCGCGGACTGGTCACTGGAAACTCGCTTTTGATGGTTTTTCCTATTGAAGAGATAATCTACAATCTGCCTCCCGATAAGCCAAGGCTGTTAACTTATTCCGCAAAATGGGTTCAGGCGGATGAATATTTCGCCGGGACAAGAGAACAGTGCCCTGCAGATATTGATGCTTCTCTCAAGAACGAGATAGAGGAACTGCTAAAGGATTCTTTTAAAGCACTGGGTTGCCGAGGATATGCCAGCATTGACATGAGACAGAACCGCGATGGAGGGCTCATGGTTATCGATGTAAATCCTAACACTGATATCTCTATCGGCGGTGGAGCCCGGTTTCTTATAGAAGCCATGGGGATTACTTACAACAGTTTCATCGAAGACATACTGTATCTGGCAAAGGAATCCAACGTGGGGGAAAGGCTTAAATACAAACACCCATTCGTAGAAGGCGTTCAAGCTTCAGTGCTAAGTGATTAA
- a CDS encoding RNA-binding protein yields MNIFVGNLPNELTEDELRQEFTTFGDVLSIIIMRSNYIGSNYSNRYGYVEMVSGTEAKTAIRNLSNKIIKGKVIKIIEALPLSKSEVKLPNRVISRFSRYDSVRAYEARRQEHNGN; encoded by the coding sequence ATGAATATCTTCGTAGGAAACCTACCAAATGAACTTACAGAAGACGAATTGCGGCAAGAATTTACGACTTTTGGAGATGTACTATCAATCATCATTATGCGCAGTAATTATATTGGCAGTAATTACAGTAATAGGTATGGTTATGTTGAAATGGTTTCGGGCACGGAGGCGAAGACCGCGATTAGAAATCTTTCGAATAAAATAATCAAAGGCAAAGTGATCAAGATTATTGAGGCGCTACCGCTTTCAAAAAGCGAGGTTAAATTACCTAACAGAGTGATAAGCCGTTTCAGTAGATACGACAGCGTGAGAGCCTATGAGGCTAGGAGGCAGGAGCACAATGGTAATTGA
- a CDS encoding Lrp/AsnC ligand binding domain-containing protein, translating to MLIKTISGKSKSLSGAMARNRILEAIGKVDGVLLAQAVTGSYEIIAMVEAKGLIEIGDIVTSKIASIPGIERWVLCVGIGQSVGCYESNALPAVSN from the coding sequence ATGCTGATCAAGACAATTTCAGGAAAATCCAAATCTCTTTCTGGGGCAATGGCCAGAAACAGGATCCTAGAGGCGATTGGCAAGGTAGACGGGGTACTATTGGCCCAAGCCGTTACTGGCTCTTACGAGATTATAGCCATGGTTGAGGCTAAAGGGTTGATCGAAATAGGCGATATCGTCACCTCAAAGATAGCCAGCATTCCTGGCATCGAGAGATGGGTATTATGTGTTGGTATAGGACAGTCGGTAGGCTGTTATGAAAGCAATGCCTTACCGGCGGTGAGTAATTAA
- a CDS encoding cyclophilin-like fold protein has protein sequence MNSGTSRRIIIRTSSIEIEAELIDCATSDAIWKALPLESMVNTWGQEIYFNIPVSIGLENGQEVVNAGDIAYWPPGKAFCIFFGPTPGSRGNEIRAASKVNVFGKVTSDCNIPGRVSDGEKVSIERVA, from the coding sequence GTGAATTCAGGTACGAGCAGAAGAATTATCATTCGAACCAGTTCGATAGAAATCGAAGCTGAACTCATTGATTGTGCGACATCAGACGCAATATGGAAGGCATTACCTCTTGAAAGCATGGTGAATACTTGGGGCCAGGAGATCTACTTCAACATTCCGGTGAGTATCGGACTAGAGAACGGCCAGGAAGTGGTAAATGCGGGCGATATTGCATACTGGCCACCTGGGAAAGCATTTTGCATATTTTTTGGACCGACGCCGGGCAGCCGCGGCAATGAGATCAGGGCGGCCAGCAAGGTTAATGTTTTCGGGAAAGTTACGAGCGACTGCAATATCCCTGGCCGCGTATCCGACGGGGAGAAAGTATCGATTGAAAGAGTAGCGTAA
- a CDS encoding site-specific DNA-methyltransferase, which produces MGVIIVAMVREEAISMRISTTSELRRYAVRNVEEARKIALLWTQNMGLEKAISFGLPEVDDRYHIWRVPLISSNATDKIGEVVIDAKTSLIREDKSTKQNTLEARLLRKIEPTTTKKRITNGYCKVSSLRNMVASGDSEEVLQDLPAESVDLVFTSPPYFNARPEYSDYISYEEYLLKLRKVIQSIHRVLNEGRFFVINIAPILIRRSTRSESSKRLAVPFDIHRLFVEESFDFIDDIIWVKPDGAGWATGRGRRFAADRNPLQYKTVPVTEYVLVYRKHTDKLIDWNIRCHPNQELVRQSKIDDDYEKTNVWYIKPASDPNHPAIFPDDLVKRVVKYYSFKNDVVLDPFAGIGTVGRVAASLKRRFVLIENDPKYVSVITDNISSWLGKAVKEVMFVNCEEPKSNILL; this is translated from the coding sequence ATGGGTGTTATAATTGTTGCAATGGTGAGGGAGGAGGCTATTTCTATGAGAATCTCTACTACCAGCGAATTAAGAAGATACGCGGTTCGTAATGTCGAAGAAGCCCGTAAGATAGCATTGTTATGGACTCAAAACATGGGGCTGGAAAAAGCTATTTCATTTGGTCTACCTGAAGTCGACGACCGCTATCACATTTGGCGAGTACCTCTAATCTCAAGTAATGCTACTGATAAGATTGGAGAGGTAGTTATAGATGCAAAGACCTCGTTAATCAGGGAAGATAAGTCAACAAAGCAAAATACCCTCGAGGCTAGGCTTCTGCGAAAGATAGAACCCACAACCACCAAGAAAAGGATCACGAATGGTTATTGTAAAGTGTCATCTCTCAGAAACATGGTTGCTTCGGGTGATAGCGAAGAGGTCTTACAGGATCTACCTGCGGAATCTGTTGACCTAGTTTTTACTTCACCCCCATATTTCAACGCCAGACCAGAATACTCCGACTATATAAGCTACGAGGAATACCTTCTAAAACTACGGAAAGTCATTCAGAGTATACACAGAGTATTAAACGAAGGTAGGTTTTTTGTCATCAATATTGCTCCAATTTTAATACGCCGGAGCACCAGAAGCGAGTCATCAAAAAGACTGGCAGTCCCATTTGACATACATAGACTGTTCGTTGAAGAGTCTTTCGATTTCATTGATGACATTATCTGGGTTAAGCCGGATGGTGCAGGTTGGGCGACAGGAAGGGGACGTCGCTTCGCAGCAGATAGAAATCCTCTGCAATACAAAACTGTCCCCGTCACGGAATATGTTTTAGTATATCGTAAACATACAGACAAACTCATCGATTGGAATATCCGATGTCATCCCAATCAGGAATTAGTGAGACAATCCAAAATAGACGACGACTATGAGAAAACTAACGTCTGGTATATTAAACCGGCTTCTGATCCTAATCACCCCGCCATTTTCCCGGATGACCTAGTCAAAAGGGTTGTTAAGTACTATTCTTTCAAGAACGATGTTGTTCTTGACCCTTTTGCCGGGATTGGTACTGTGGGTAGAGTAGCAGCTTCGCTGAAACGTAGGTTTGTATTGATCGAAAACGACCCTAAATATGTCAGCGTTATCACAGATAACATTTCTTCATGGCTAGGTAAGGCAGTCAAGGAGGTAATGTTTGTAAATTGCGAAGAGCCAAAGTCGAATATATTACTGTAG
- a CDS encoding TraR/DksA C4-type zinc finger protein — protein sequence MAAELSVIQSDLEQECKRLMEELDQLRSNDSDDQDQQRASSFNKTGEAADAVINMERRFVLEVHIKDSLAAVEHALSKISVGTYGICEDCGKPINPVRMEVVPHAVHCIDCSTAKLNRVYRL from the coding sequence ATGGCAGCAGAATTAAGCGTAATTCAATCCGACCTTGAGCAGGAGTGTAAAAGATTAATGGAGGAGTTAGACCAGTTAAGATCTAATGACAGCGATGATCAAGATCAGCAAAGAGCCAGTTCTTTTAACAAAACAGGAGAAGCGGCGGACGCAGTAATAAATATGGAGAGACGATTTGTTCTGGAGGTTCATATAAAAGATAGCCTGGCTGCTGTAGAGCACGCTCTGAGCAAAATCAGTGTGGGGACATACGGCATCTGTGAAGATTGCGGGAAGCCTATCAACCCAGTACGGATGGAAGTAGTACCGCACGCTGTTCACTGTATAGACTGTAGCACTGCAAAACTGAATAGAGTGTACAGATTGTAG
- a CDS encoding Maf family protein — MKEIILASASPRRKELLGKIGLRFEVEPSNYTEDITSGLQPHALARKISLEKARAVADRHRNAIVIAADTFIVFGSQILGKPHTEIEARKMLEAISGKSHSVITGFSIIDTGKNKTLSRSVETKVYFRRLTLSEIDNYIKSKEPLDKAGAYAIHGLGAVFVDKIEGDYFNVVGLPLSALTEALKEFGINIL, encoded by the coding sequence ATGAAAGAAATAATACTAGCCTCAGCATCACCAAGAAGAAAGGAATTACTGGGGAAAATAGGCCTCAGATTTGAGGTCGAACCAAGCAACTACACAGAAGATATAACTTCGGGGTTACAGCCGCACGCTCTTGCCCGGAAAATATCCCTTGAAAAAGCCAGGGCGGTTGCGGATAGACATAGAAATGCCATAGTCATTGCCGCTGATACTTTTATTGTTTTCGGTAGCCAAATATTGGGTAAGCCACACACAGAAATAGAGGCACGGAAAATGCTGGAGGCGATAAGCGGCAAGTCCCATTCTGTAATCACGGGTTTTAGTATAATAGACACCGGTAAAAACAAAACACTCTCCAGATCAGTAGAAACAAAAGTTTATTTCAGAAGATTGACATTGTCCGAGATTGATAACTATATCAAATCGAAGGAGCCATTAGATAAAGCAGGTGCCTACGCCATCCATGGGTTGGGTGCTGTTTTCGTTGATAAGATTGAGGGTGATTATTTCAATGTAGTTGGGCTCCCATTGAGTGCTCTAACGGAAGCCTTAAAAGAATTCGGCATCAACATACTGTAG
- a CDS encoding CfrBI family restriction endonuclease, with the protein MKDANGKVINLMPPKARALVSGKGKEVVRQVGLDVIRDIVCDVLCGKNLRDSTEVLTRKKLATINAATLVMFIRGEAQSKGFAQHLPVIASEELQRKLNGEERQILQWFLGLTNKATQNVLRDSTDSLSKYRDEYLKTCEDVISTCETDYGKLRGELQLGSHGKTGVDWNFMIELLQTIGAQTLAIRGSEKSTYGKLFERLILGSLLSIFGFKLVPKNNITTPKGVFWLSSIGDKRESDATLLYQAGKGIRFDIGFIGRGNPEISLDKVSRFEREIELGSTKWFMGTIILVDTIGKRSRIVELAKAIQGTIIQMSMAYWPKQVALELNNRTGFTHELTRMPEDKIQQFLKKKMIDVPLESFITKVVSK; encoded by the coding sequence GTGAAGGATGCCAACGGTAAAGTAATAAATCTGATGCCCCCGAAAGCTAGGGCACTTGTTTCTGGCAAAGGCAAAGAAGTAGTTCGTCAGGTCGGCTTGGATGTCATACGCGACATAGTATGCGACGTCTTATGCGGCAAAAACCTCCGAGATTCAACGGAGGTCCTCACTCGAAAGAAACTGGCCACAATAAACGCTGCAACCCTGGTAATGTTCATACGTGGCGAGGCGCAATCAAAAGGGTTTGCTCAGCACTTACCTGTGATTGCCTCAGAAGAATTGCAGCGTAAACTCAATGGAGAGGAACGGCAGATCCTCCAATGGTTCTTAGGACTAACGAATAAGGCCACCCAGAACGTCCTGCGAGACAGCACTGACTCGTTAAGCAAATACAGGGACGAATACTTAAAGACTTGCGAAGATGTGATCTCGACATGTGAAACTGATTATGGTAAACTCCGAGGCGAACTCCAACTTGGCTCTCATGGAAAAACGGGCGTAGACTGGAACTTCATGATTGAGCTCCTACAGACCATCGGCGCTCAGACCCTAGCAATACGTGGCTCTGAGAAATCAACTTATGGCAAATTATTCGAGCGCCTCATTCTAGGTTCATTACTCAGCATATTTGGCTTCAAACTTGTGCCAAAGAACAACATAACCACTCCAAAAGGCGTATTCTGGCTTTCTTCTATAGGCGATAAGCGTGAAAGCGATGCCACTCTTCTATACCAAGCAGGCAAAGGAATCCGTTTTGATATCGGATTCATCGGTAGAGGTAATCCAGAAATATCTTTAGACAAGGTTTCGAGATTTGAGAGGGAAATTGAACTTGGAAGTACCAAATGGTTCATGGGCACAATCATATTGGTAGACACGATAGGCAAGAGAAGTAGAATAGTAGAGCTTGCTAAAGCAATCCAGGGCACAATTATTCAAATGAGTATGGCGTATTGGCCGAAGCAGGTAGCTTTAGAATTGAACAATAGAACTGGGTTTACCCACGAGCTGACACGTATGCCAGAAGATAAAATCCAGCAGTTTCTGAAGAAAAAGATGATTGATGTGCCGCTAGAGAGCTTCATTACTAAGGTTGTTTCTAAGTAA
- a CDS encoding CoA-binding protein translates to MLPVQPDNSLKLLFYPRNIAVIGASNTVGKLGYNVFKNLIIHNYQGRLYAVNPGVEYVQGIKAYKDIGDIDDEIDTAIIIVPAKSTPGVIKKCCRKGVKFVINEAAGFSEIGQEGFAIEQEIVQALRNSSTRMVGPNCSGLINTHHNMVQSLGIVGLLRKGNLGVVAQAGVYAAGLLWGFSQTMEFGVIATIGNKLDINETDMLEYLGTDDNIRVISMYLEDIKAGRRFIDVAKEVTCHKPIIALKGGRTTVGLRTAASHTASIAGNNDIYNAVFRQSRVIQAESYRDMFNLSKAFSKQPLPKGPGLLIISYTGAMGVTSTDTCYEKGLRLAELSSASIKCLSQIIPPYVTVKNPVDLTFDQTPAQVAEVINTCAKDDDVSAFVIILQAELTDLYIEKIGELSLCGKPLLISIPARDFVMPSVIKLEELGFPVYDDPETAVHILSKMHWFYEHSLYSKISQ, encoded by the coding sequence ATGTTACCAGTACAACCTGACAATTCCCTGAAACTACTTTTTTATCCAAGAAACATCGCTGTTATAGGTGCCTCGAACACGGTAGGTAAACTGGGCTACAATGTCTTTAAGAATCTAATCATTCATAATTATCAGGGTAGGCTATATGCTGTTAATCCTGGTGTGGAATACGTACAGGGCATCAAAGCCTATAAAGACATCGGTGATATTGACGATGAGATTGATACGGCCATCATCATCGTTCCGGCTAAAAGTACCCCCGGGGTTATCAAAAAATGCTGTCGAAAAGGGGTAAAGTTTGTTATCAACGAAGCCGCCGGTTTTTCGGAGATCGGGCAGGAAGGGTTTGCCATTGAGCAGGAAATCGTTCAGGCTTTAAGGAATTCCAGCACCCGGATGGTCGGCCCGAACTGCTCGGGATTGATCAATACTCATCACAATATGGTGCAGTCGCTCGGTATTGTGGGGCTATTGAGAAAAGGAAATCTGGGTGTGGTTGCCCAAGCCGGCGTTTACGCGGCGGGGTTACTGTGGGGCTTTAGCCAAACCATGGAATTCGGCGTCATCGCTACCATCGGCAACAAGCTGGATATTAACGAAACGGACATGCTGGAATATCTAGGTACAGACGATAACATTAGAGTAATTTCCATGTACCTAGAAGATATCAAAGCTGGGCGACGGTTCATTGATGTAGCCAAGGAGGTGACCTGCCATAAGCCAATCATTGCCCTTAAGGGGGGGCGAACTACTGTTGGTCTTAGAACAGCGGCTTCCCACACTGCCTCTATCGCCGGTAACAACGACATCTATAACGCTGTGTTTAGGCAGAGCCGGGTTATTCAGGCGGAAAGCTACCGGGATATGTTCAACCTTTCCAAGGCCTTTTCTAAACAACCCTTGCCTAAGGGCCCGGGTTTATTGATCATTAGCTATACCGGGGCTATGGGCGTTACCAGCACTGATACCTGTTACGAGAAAGGTCTCCGTCTGGCAGAGTTATCATCGGCCTCAATAAAATGTCTCAGCCAGATTATACCGCCTTATGTTACAGTAAAAAACCCGGTCGACTTAACCTTTGATCAGACACCAGCTCAGGTAGCCGAAGTAATTAATACCTGTGCAAAAGACGATGATGTCAGCGCTTTTGTAATCATTCTACAAGCTGAATTGACCGATCTTTATATCGAGAAAATTGGGGAACTGAGCCTTTGCGGTAAACCTTTGTTAATCAGTATTCCTGCCCGAGACTTTGTTATGCCCTCCGTGATTAAACTGGAGGAACTAGGTTTCCCGGTGTATGATGACCCTGAAACGGCAGTTCACATCCTCTCAAAAATGCACTGGTTCTATGAGCATAGCCTGTATTCCAAAATCTCCCAGTGA